From Jatrophihabitans sp., the proteins below share one genomic window:
- a CDS encoding DUF6318 family protein — MGKWMRRAVLVLTAASALLVSSCTGEAKPNASTAASTAPGTSAASPSASPAPTDQAYPADVPLTGRNLRPGEKPPLYPAAARARTQAGANAFAEFFLRTLDWAYATTNPSYMRHYSGPSCGLCNDLATEVRNTAAVRHWYEGGRLTIRPAIATPVGPVTAPADFCSTVNVDSTAHSVVDRAGTVFTEEAAHPNFRWKLCVKASSDRWQVTYFAAAR, encoded by the coding sequence ATGGGCAAGTGGATGCGGCGAGCTGTCCTGGTGCTGACCGCTGCCTCGGCGCTGCTGGTCAGTAGTTGCACCGGCGAGGCCAAGCCGAACGCCTCGACGGCGGCAAGCACGGCACCCGGCACCAGCGCCGCGTCACCCTCCGCTAGCCCCGCCCCGACTGACCAGGCGTACCCGGCAGACGTGCCGCTGACCGGCCGCAACCTCAGGCCCGGCGAGAAACCGCCGTTGTATCCGGCAGCCGCCCGGGCCCGGACCCAGGCGGGCGCCAACGCCTTCGCCGAGTTCTTTCTGCGCACCCTCGACTGGGCCTACGCCACCACCAATCCCTCGTACATGAGGCACTACTCGGGCCCGTCCTGCGGCTTGTGCAACGACCTCGCCACCGAGGTCCGGAACACTGCGGCTGTGCGTCATTGGTACGAAGGAGGCCGGCTGACCATTCGTCCCGCCATAGCCACGCCCGTCGGTCCGGTCACTGCGCCAGCCGATTTCTGCTCGACCGTCAACGTGGATAGCACGGCTCACTCTGTAGTGGACCGCGCCGGCACAGTCTTCACCGAGGAGGCCGCCCATCCGAACTTCCGGTGGAAGCTATGCGTGAAAGCGTCTTCGGACCGCTGGCAGGTCACTTATTTCGCTGCCGCACGATGA
- a CDS encoding uroporphyrinogen-III synthase, with translation MTRARKSVGKVSFVGIGTGDAGLLTVRAAEVLASADVAYVDAAVSDAVRALIRGEVRPADTIPADAAKALLVEARNGLAVVRVVCGDPFGSDAVTREVLAVGKTVVPFEIVPALSVAAATTSYAGVPSGPVRTEVDLRQGQPVDYEALAAAPGTLVLTLDADEVGPVAEQLVASGLKPDSPMVVTCAGTTTAQVSTAGTLAEAELSATGMCGSVVLTIGKAVASREKLAWWESRALFGWKILVPRTKEQAGAMSERLRDFGAVPVEVPTIAVEPPRTPTQMERAIKGLVTGRYEWIVFTSTNAVKAVREKFEEFGLDARAFAGVKIACVGEQTADAVRAFGIRPELVPSGEQSSEGLLADFPPYDDVLDPIDRVLLPRADIATETLAEGLRERGWEIDDVTAYRTVRAAPPAAEIRDAIKSGGFQAVCFTSSSTVRNLVGIAGKPHNKTVVACIGPQTAATAREFGLRVDVQPETANVASLIDALAEFAVKRAEEEREKAAAAPARRSRSTSRSRTVR, from the coding sequence ATGACCCGAGCGCGTAAGTCCGTCGGCAAGGTGTCCTTCGTGGGCATCGGCACGGGCGACGCTGGATTGCTCACCGTGCGCGCCGCGGAGGTGCTGGCATCGGCCGACGTGGCCTACGTCGATGCCGCTGTCTCCGACGCCGTGCGGGCACTCATCCGCGGCGAGGTCCGCCCGGCCGACACGATACCCGCAGACGCCGCCAAGGCGCTGCTGGTGGAGGCACGCAACGGCCTGGCGGTGGTGCGAGTGGTGTGCGGCGATCCGTTCGGCTCGGACGCCGTCACCCGCGAGGTGCTGGCCGTCGGCAAGACCGTGGTGCCCTTCGAGATCGTTCCGGCGCTGTCGGTGGCGGCCGCTACCACCAGCTACGCCGGCGTGCCGAGTGGGCCGGTGCGCACTGAGGTCGACCTGCGGCAGGGCCAGCCGGTCGACTACGAGGCGCTGGCGGCAGCACCCGGCACCCTGGTGCTGACCCTGGATGCCGACGAGGTCGGGCCGGTGGCGGAGCAGCTGGTCGCCTCCGGGCTCAAGCCCGACAGCCCGATGGTGGTGACCTGTGCCGGCACCACGACCGCGCAGGTCAGCACGGCCGGAACCCTCGCCGAGGCCGAGCTGTCGGCGACCGGCATGTGCGGCTCAGTGGTGCTGACCATCGGCAAGGCCGTCGCCTCACGCGAGAAGCTGGCCTGGTGGGAGTCCCGCGCGCTGTTCGGCTGGAAGATCCTGGTGCCGCGCACCAAGGAGCAGGCCGGCGCGATGAGCGAGCGGCTGCGTGACTTCGGCGCGGTGCCGGTCGAGGTTCCGACGATCGCCGTCGAGCCGCCGCGCACGCCAACCCAGATGGAGCGCGCGATCAAGGGCCTGGTCACCGGCCGGTACGAGTGGATCGTGTTCACCTCGACCAACGCCGTCAAGGCGGTCCGGGAGAAGTTCGAGGAGTTCGGCCTGGACGCCCGGGCCTTCGCCGGCGTGAAGATCGCCTGCGTCGGTGAGCAGACCGCCGACGCGGTGCGCGCCTTCGGCATCCGGCCGGAGCTGGTGCCCAGCGGCGAGCAGTCCTCGGAGGGCCTGCTGGCCGACTTCCCGCCGTATGACGACGTGCTGGACCCGATCGACCGGGTGCTGCTGCCGCGGGCCGACATCGCCACCGAGACGCTGGCCGAGGGGCTGCGCGAGCGCGGCTGGGAGATCGACGACGTGACCGCCTACCGGACCGTTCGGGCGGCGCCGCCGGCGGCCGAGATCCGTGACGCGATCAAGTCCGGTGGCTTTCAGGCGGTCTGCTTCACCTCGTCCTCGACGGTGCGCAACCTGGTCGGCATCGCAGGCAAGCCGCACAACAAGACGGTGGTGGCCTGCATCGGGCCGCAGACCGCGGCGACGGCGCGCGAGTTCGGGCTGCGGGTGGACGTGCAGCCCGAGACCGCGAACGTGGCGTCGCTGATCGACGCGCTGGCCGAGTTCGCGGTCAAGCGCGCCGAGGAGGAGCGGGAGAAGGCGGCCGCCGCGCCGGCCCGCCGGTCGCGTTCCACCTCGCGGAGCCGCACGGTTCGCTAG
- the hemC gene encoding hydroxymethylbilane synthase, producing MTMTRTIRVGTRASLLARTQTQLVIDAFAGSNPDVPVEVVLVSTEGDRSSQPLEQIGGTGVFVSALREALLAGEIDVAVHSFKDLPTALAPGIALAAVPQREDPRDALCARDGLSLLELPAGARIGTGSPRRTAQLRALDRGWEIVPIRGNVDTRLSKVGSGADQLDAVVLAVAGLHRLGRGEVITELLDPIQVLPAAAQGALAVECRESDEDARALLAPLDDHTTRAAVAAERSLLTALEAGCTAPVGALAEITEGDDGLLEVFLRGSVTAIDGSDAVRLSASGPLNTAEEIGLRLAAELIDLGANIMMGSSK from the coding sequence ATGACGATGACTCGCACCATCCGGGTCGGCACCCGCGCCAGCCTGCTGGCCCGTACCCAGACCCAGCTGGTGATCGACGCCTTCGCCGGCAGCAATCCGGACGTGCCGGTGGAGGTCGTCTTGGTCTCGACCGAGGGTGACCGCTCGTCGCAGCCGCTGGAGCAGATCGGCGGCACCGGAGTGTTCGTCTCCGCGCTGCGCGAGGCGCTGCTGGCCGGCGAGATCGACGTCGCGGTGCACTCGTTCAAGGACCTGCCGACCGCGCTGGCGCCCGGCATCGCGCTGGCCGCGGTGCCGCAGCGCGAGGACCCGCGGGACGCGCTGTGCGCGCGGGACGGGCTGAGCCTGCTGGAGCTGCCGGCCGGCGCCCGGATCGGCACCGGCTCGCCGCGGCGCACCGCCCAGCTGCGCGCGTTGGACCGCGGCTGGGAGATCGTGCCGATTCGCGGCAACGTCGACACCCGGCTGTCCAAGGTGGGCTCCGGTGCCGACCAGCTCGACGCGGTGGTGCTCGCGGTGGCCGGCCTGCACCGGCTCGGCCGCGGCGAGGTCATCACCGAACTGCTCGACCCCATTCAGGTGCTGCCGGCAGCCGCGCAGGGCGCGCTCGCCGTCGAGTGCCGGGAGTCCGACGAGGACGCCCGGGCACTGCTGGCGCCGCTCGATGACCACACGACCAGGGCGGCAGTCGCTGCCGAACGGTCGTTGCTCACTGCCCTTGAGGCAGGCTGCACCGCCCCGGTGGGGGCACTCGCCGAAATCACCGAGGGTGATGACGGCTTGCTCGAAGTTTTCCTTCGTGGCTCGGTCACGGCGATCGACGGCAGCGATGCCGTCCGGCTGTCGGCGTCCGGTCCACTCAACACTGCCGAGGAGATCGGGCTGCGGCTGGCCGCGGAACTGATCGATCTCGGCGCGAACATCATGATGGGGAGCTCGAAATGA
- a CDS encoding glutamyl-tRNA reductase, with protein MTLLVVGLSHHSAPVRVLERASIPPEGLVKVLDELHRSEAISEVVVLSTCNRIEIYADVARFHPAVVDISTTLARIAGMGVTELGDHLYVHFDEAAADHLLQVAAGLDSMVVGESQILGQLRNAYATGTQAGTVGKVLHEASQTALRVGKRVHTETGIARAGASVVSVALQQAADVLGGVEELIGKRFVILGAGSMGALAGATLQRLAGGAALDAVVISRSPDRAQRLAQSVGGRVGSKEFLADEIARADVLISCTGATGLVVESPDVRPRAGRPLVVLDLALPRDVDPAVSLMADVHYVDLDVLRSSGAMVSDAEVAAAMAIVATELRGYLTSQQVRAVAPTVTALRARAAQVVDAELLRLDSRLPGLEPAVREELASAVRRAVDKVLHAPTVRVKELAATPEGNSYAAALRELFDLDPARPGSVTAVKRSEPLDADSLDEGPLGGVVGPDGVVGPDGSVGPDGSVGPDGSVGPDGSVGPDGSVGPGR; from the coding sequence GTGACCCTGCTCGTCGTCGGTCTCTCACATCACTCCGCTCCTGTCCGGGTGTTGGAGCGCGCCAGCATCCCGCCGGAGGGGCTGGTCAAGGTTCTGGACGAGCTGCACCGCAGCGAGGCCATCTCCGAGGTCGTGGTGCTCTCGACCTGCAATCGGATCGAGATCTACGCCGACGTCGCCCGGTTCCACCCGGCTGTCGTCGACATCTCGACCACGCTGGCCCGGATCGCGGGCATGGGCGTGACCGAGCTGGGCGATCACCTCTACGTCCACTTCGACGAGGCCGCCGCCGACCACCTGCTGCAGGTCGCGGCCGGCCTGGATTCGATGGTGGTCGGGGAGTCCCAGATCCTGGGCCAGCTGCGCAACGCCTACGCGACCGGCACCCAGGCCGGAACGGTCGGCAAGGTGCTGCACGAGGCGAGCCAGACCGCGCTGCGGGTCGGCAAGCGGGTGCACACCGAGACCGGCATCGCCCGGGCCGGCGCGTCGGTGGTGTCGGTGGCGCTGCAGCAGGCCGCCGACGTCCTGGGCGGTGTCGAGGAGCTGATCGGCAAGCGGTTCGTGATCCTGGGCGCGGGCTCCATGGGCGCCCTGGCCGGTGCGACGTTGCAGCGGCTGGCCGGCGGCGCGGCCCTGGACGCGGTGGTGATCAGCCGCAGCCCCGACCGGGCGCAGCGGCTGGCGCAGAGCGTCGGCGGCCGGGTCGGTTCGAAGGAGTTCCTCGCCGATGAGATCGCGCGGGCCGACGTGCTGATCTCGTGCACCGGCGCGACCGGCCTGGTGGTCGAGAGTCCCGACGTGCGCCCGCGGGCCGGCCGTCCGCTGGTGGTGCTCGACTTGGCGCTGCCTCGCGACGTCGACCCGGCGGTCTCGCTGATGGCCGACGTGCACTATGTCGATCTGGACGTGCTGCGCAGCTCCGGGGCGATGGTCAGCGACGCCGAGGTGGCGGCCGCGATGGCGATCGTGGCCACCGAGCTGCGCGGCTATCTGACCAGCCAGCAGGTGCGGGCGGTCGCGCCGACTGTCACCGCGCTGCGGGCCCGGGCGGCGCAGGTGGTGGACGCCGAGCTGCTGCGGCTGGACAGCCGGCTGCCCGGCCTGGAGCCCGCGGTTCGTGAGGAGCTGGCCAGCGCGGTCCGCCGGGCCGTCGACAAGGTGCTGCACGCCCCGACCGTCCGGGTGAAGGAACTGGCCGCCACGCCGGAGGGCAACTCCTACGCGGCGGCGCTGCGCGAGCTGTTCGACCTCGACCCGGCGCGGCCGGGCTCGGTCACCGCGGTCAAGCGCTCCGAGCCGTTGGACGCCGACTCCCTCGACGAGGGACCGCTGGGCGGCGTCGTCGGTCCGGATGGCGTTGTGGGTCCGGACGGCTCTGTGGGTCCGGACGGCTCTGTGGGTCCCGATGGCTCTGTGGGTCCGGACGGCTCTGTGGGTCCGGACGGCTCTGTGGGTCCGGGGCGGTGA
- a CDS encoding redox-sensing transcriptional repressor Rex, which yields MIAQPHQLNAVGDHADPRPVTATDQRSIPEATVARLATYLRALIGLGEHGVATVSSESLATAAGVNSAKLRKDLSYLGSYGVRGVGYEVSVLTEQIHKTLGLHQNRAVALIGLGHLGQALAGYAGFASRGFRISALIDAHPALVGTRLRGLTVQHVDRLDEVVQREKIAIAVVAVPAAAAQDVCDRLVAAGVTSILNFAPTVLNVPPHVDVRKVDLAAELQILSFHDNRKAGRADCGPATAEPAAAMSATESISKVAVAR from the coding sequence ATGATCGCGCAGCCACATCAGCTGAACGCGGTCGGCGACCACGCTGACCCGCGGCCGGTCACGGCTACCGATCAGCGCTCGATCCCGGAGGCCACCGTCGCCCGGCTGGCCACCTACCTGCGCGCTCTGATCGGCCTGGGCGAGCACGGGGTGGCCACCGTCTCCTCGGAGTCGCTGGCCACCGCGGCCGGTGTGAACTCGGCCAAGCTGCGCAAGGACCTGTCCTACCTGGGCTCCTACGGCGTGCGCGGCGTCGGCTATGAGGTCTCGGTGTTGACCGAGCAGATCCACAAGACCCTCGGCCTGCACCAGAACCGGGCCGTCGCCCTGATCGGCCTGGGCCACCTGGGGCAGGCGCTGGCCGGCTACGCGGGCTTCGCCTCCCGGGGCTTCCGGATCTCGGCGCTCATCGACGCCCACCCGGCCCTGGTCGGCACCCGGCTGCGCGGGCTGACCGTGCAGCACGTGGACCGCCTGGACGAGGTCGTCCAGCGGGAGAAGATCGCGATCGCCGTGGTCGCGGTGCCGGCTGCCGCGGCGCAGGACGTCTGTGACCGGCTGGTGGCGGCCGGCGTGACCTCGATCCTGAACTTCGCGCCGACGGTGCTGAACGTGCCCCCGCATGTCGACGTGCGCAAGGTCGACCTCGCTGCCGAGCTGCAGATCCTGTCCTTCCACGACAACCGCAAGGCCGGCCGGGCGGACTGCGGGCCGGCCACCGCCGAGCCGGCTGCCGCCATGTCTGCCACCGAGTCGATCAGCAAGGTGGCGGTGGCTCGGTGA
- a CDS encoding glutaredoxin family protein, which produces MPANQHRVTLITRDGCHLCDDAERQLAALSGELGFELELLDVDADRARANEYSERVPVILIDGAEHGYWHLEEARFRAALQR; this is translated from the coding sequence ATGCCCGCCAACCAGCATCGTGTCACCCTGATCACCCGGGACGGCTGCCACCTGTGCGATGACGCCGAACGGCAGCTGGCCGCGCTGTCCGGCGAGCTCGGGTTCGAACTGGAGCTGCTGGACGTCGACGCCGACCGGGCGCGTGCCAACGAGTACTCCGAACGGGTGCCGGTGATCCTGATCGACGGCGCCGAGCACGGTTACTGGCACCTGGAAGAGGCCCGGTTTCGGGCTGCCCTGCAACGCTGA
- a CDS encoding AMP-binding protein, with the protein MGGQPSTFGELLERAAAQRPAEVALIDAERRWTWLELREAVTDLAAGLVEAGMRPDDRLAIQAPTTAEFVVVYLAALRAGLVIVPVNPGYTLPELDHILADSGARMLVTSSVAVVATADELYQRHQQLSQIVVAARSGADGLPTVTELLASGRTAAGGPPQGLDRTGEQLAVLLYTSGTSGVPKGAMLPVRALLANLAQVAELRPSPISARDRIYLPLPLFHVFGLNAGLGLALYFGASVVLVAKFDPAANLEQLRAEQATVVIGAPVEFAMWAGQPDLADGFAGVRFALSGSAPLSAELVARYAAVGVPLFEGYGLTEAAPVISLNLTPTGPDSWAEPKAGSVGRPLPGVEVRLVDSDGEAVEVGDLGLLEVRGANLFLGYWPDAADGPDSEGWFSTGDLAVADDDGDYYLVGRRSDLVLVNGFNVYPAEVEAVFSKLPGVAEIAVLGVTESETSDSIVAYVVPAPGAVLDPEELLGQAGRSLARFKLPKQIIEVTELPHTATGKVMKWRLRAAAGQPASRS; encoded by the coding sequence GTGGGCGGTCAACCGTCGACGTTCGGCGAGCTGCTGGAACGGGCGGCGGCGCAGCGGCCTGCCGAGGTGGCGCTGATCGACGCCGAGCGCCGCTGGACCTGGCTCGAGCTGCGCGAGGCCGTCACCGACCTGGCGGCCGGCCTGGTCGAGGCCGGCATGCGGCCCGATGACCGGCTGGCCATCCAGGCGCCCACCACCGCCGAATTCGTCGTGGTCTACCTGGCCGCGCTGCGGGCCGGCCTGGTGATCGTCCCGGTGAACCCCGGATACACGCTGCCCGAGCTGGACCACATCCTGGCCGACTCCGGCGCCCGGATGCTGGTCACCTCGTCGGTGGCCGTGGTCGCCACCGCCGACGAGCTGTACCAGCGCCATCAGCAGCTGAGCCAGATCGTGGTCGCCGCCCGGTCCGGCGCGGACGGGCTGCCCACCGTCACCGAGCTGCTGGCCAGCGGCCGGACCGCGGCCGGCGGCCCGCCGCAGGGCCTGGACCGCACCGGCGAGCAACTGGCGGTGCTGCTCTACACCTCCGGCACCTCGGGCGTGCCGAAGGGCGCGATGCTGCCGGTGCGCGCGTTGCTGGCCAACCTCGCCCAGGTGGCCGAGCTGCGGCCCTCGCCGATCAGCGCGCGGGACCGGATCTACCTGCCGCTGCCGCTGTTCCACGTCTTCGGGCTCAATGCCGGGCTGGGGCTTGCACTGTACTTCGGCGCGAGCGTGGTGCTGGTGGCGAAGTTCGACCCGGCCGCCAACCTCGAGCAGCTACGCGCCGAGCAGGCCACCGTGGTGATCGGCGCCCCGGTGGAGTTCGCGATGTGGGCCGGCCAGCCCGACCTGGCCGACGGCTTCGCCGGCGTCCGGTTCGCCCTGTCCGGCTCGGCGCCGCTGTCGGCCGAGCTGGTGGCCCGCTACGCCGCCGTCGGGGTGCCGCTGTTCGAGGGCTACGGGCTGACCGAGGCCGCTCCGGTGATCAGCCTGAACCTGACCCCCACCGGCCCGGACAGCTGGGCAGAGCCCAAGGCCGGCTCGGTCGGGCGGCCGCTGCCCGGCGTCGAGGTGCGGCTGGTCGACAGCGACGGCGAGGCCGTGGAGGTGGGTGACCTCGGGCTGCTCGAGGTGCGCGGGGCGAACCTGTTCCTCGGTTACTGGCCCGACGCCGCCGACGGCCCGGACTCCGAGGGCTGGTTCAGCACCGGTGACCTGGCGGTGGCCGACGACGACGGCGACTACTACCTGGTCGGCCGGCGCAGCGACCTGGTGCTGGTGAACGGCTTCAACGTCTACCCCGCCGAGGTCGAGGCGGTGTTCAGCAAGCTGCCCGGGGTGGCCGAGATCGCGGTCCTCGGGGTGACCGAGAGCGAGACCAGCGATTCGATCGTGGCCTACGTGGTGCCCGCGCCGGGCGCCGTGCTGGATCCGGAGGAGCTGCTCGGTCAGGCCGGGCGGTCGCTGGCCCGGTTCAAGCTGCCCAAGCAGATCATCGAGGTGACCGAGTTGCCGCACACCGCCACCGGCAAGGTGATGAAGTGGCGGCTACGGGCCGCCGCCGGGCAACCGGCCAGCCGGAGCTGA
- a CDS encoding sigma-70 family RNA polymerase sigma factor, with the protein MSVPGVAVRLPAAATQGWAELAQLVARAVQDLTRASMDAVESAVNFPLSTSPPTATRAGPSSASGDVGSSNDPAREKIPLPHDGDTSNIEAEHAAMWTLVRAAQQGDGEAFGKLYDQYVDSVFRFIYYRVNDRALAEDFTSETFLRALRRISSINYQGRDIGAWFITIARNIVFDHTKSARFRLELTTGEVIEGNEVEAGPELAVLTRLTNARLLEAVNTLGEEQKECIVLRFLNGLSVAETASVMGKNDGAIKALQHRAVKRLASVLGDELT; encoded by the coding sequence ATGAGCGTCCCCGGCGTGGCTGTGCGCCTACCCGCGGCAGCCACTCAGGGCTGGGCAGAGCTCGCCCAGCTGGTGGCGCGGGCGGTCCAGGACCTGACGCGCGCCTCCATGGACGCGGTGGAGTCGGCGGTCAACTTTCCGCTATCGACCTCCCCGCCCACTGCCACTCGTGCCGGCCCGTCCAGCGCGTCCGGCGATGTCGGATCCTCCAACGACCCGGCGCGGGAAAAGATACCGCTGCCCCACGACGGCGACACCTCGAACATCGAGGCTGAGCACGCCGCGATGTGGACCCTGGTCCGGGCGGCCCAGCAGGGCGACGGCGAGGCGTTCGGAAAGCTGTATGACCAGTACGTGGACTCGGTGTTCCGGTTCATCTACTACCGGGTCAACGACCGGGCCCTGGCCGAGGACTTCACCTCCGAGACCTTCTTGCGCGCGCTGCGCCGGATCTCCTCGATCAACTACCAGGGACGCGATATCGGCGCCTGGTTCATCACCATCGCCCGCAACATCGTCTTCGACCACACGAAATCGGCCCGGTTCCGGCTGGAGCTGACCACCGGTGAGGTCATCGAGGGCAACGAGGTGGAGGCCGGCCCCGAGCTCGCGGTGCTGACCCGGCTGACCAACGCCCGGCTGCTGGAAGCGGTCAACACCCTGGGCGAGGAGCAGAAGGAATGCATCGTGCTGCGGTTCCTCAACGGCCTGTCGGTGGCTGAGACCGCGTCGGTGATGGGCAAGAACGACGGGGCGATCAAGGCCCTGCAGCACCGGGCCGTCAAGAGGCTGGCCAGCGTGCTCGGCGACGAACTCACGTGA